In Leptospira congkakensis, one DNA window encodes the following:
- a CDS encoding sugar phosphate nucleotidyltransferase, which produces MNLHNTVTAVILAAGKGTRMKSELPKVAVVLNESPLLLHVLRNIESAGIERKVVVVGYRKDIVTDIAKSFSGVEFAEQTEQLGTGHAVLSAETQLAPYTGYTIVACGDAPLISAKSFSELIELHKTNGYSATVLSAKMENPTGYGRIIRSADDGSLLRIVEEKDASPEEKVVNEVNTGTYCFNTEDLFGALKQIGNHNAQKEYYLTDVIKIFRTLGKKVGAKTLANALESHGINSPDDLALAKQYIDKGLVGV; this is translated from the coding sequence ATGAACCTACATAATACTGTAACTGCTGTTATTTTGGCGGCGGGGAAAGGAACTCGAATGAAGAGTGAACTTCCCAAGGTTGCGGTTGTACTGAACGAATCCCCACTTTTACTTCACGTTCTTCGTAATATCGAATCCGCCGGCATCGAACGAAAAGTCGTCGTTGTTGGTTACCGCAAAGATATCGTTACCGATATCGCAAAATCATTCTCCGGTGTAGAATTTGCCGAACAAACAGAACAATTGGGAACAGGACATGCTGTCCTTTCGGCAGAAACTCAATTAGCACCTTATACTGGCTATACGATAGTTGCCTGTGGCGATGCCCCTCTCATTTCTGCAAAATCGTTTTCTGAACTTATAGAACTTCATAAAACCAACGGATACTCAGCGACTGTTCTTTCCGCCAAGATGGAAAATCCAACGGGTTATGGTCGTATCATTCGTTCTGCAGATGACGGCAGCCTTTTACGCATTGTAGAAGAAAAAGATGCAAGTCCTGAAGAGAAAGTTGTGAACGAAGTGAACACTGGAACCTATTGTTTCAACACTGAGGATTTGTTTGGTGCCTTAAAACAAATTGGTAATCACAATGCTCAAAAAGAATATTACCTTACAGACGTGATTAAAATTTTTAGAACTTTGGGAAAAAAAGTCGGAGCAAAAACTTTGGCAAATGCGTTAGAAAGCCACGGTATCAATTCTCCTGATGATTTGGCTCTCGCAAAACAATATATAGATAAAGGGTTGGTTGGAGTATGA
- a CDS encoding ribose-phosphate pyrophosphokinase codes for MNPSEVVVFSGNANRPLAEEICKHLGIPNGQISVKRFSDGESSVKIEENVRGRDVFVVQSISYPANDSLMELLLIIDAARRASARRITAVIPYYGYGRQDRKVEPRVPISARMVADLIETVGPDRVLTMDLHADQIQGFFRIPVDHLYFSPVLAEYINSLGMEDLVIVSPDSGGAERARNFGKKVNGSLAIIDKRRPKANESVVMHVIGEIKDKNCLLLDDMIDTGGTIAKAATALYQNGAKSVLCCASHGVLSGEAPIKLNEGNFKQIVLSNSIAIPETKKINHLKTLSIAPLFAKAIERIHNEESISSLFS; via the coding sequence ATGAATCCCAGCGAAGTAGTTGTATTTTCTGGAAATGCAAATAGACCTCTTGCCGAGGAAATTTGTAAACATCTGGGCATTCCGAACGGCCAAATCTCTGTAAAGAGATTCTCCGATGGAGAAAGTTCTGTAAAAATCGAAGAAAACGTTCGTGGCCGTGATGTGTTTGTGGTTCAATCCATAAGCTATCCAGCTAACGACAGCTTAATGGAACTTTTACTCATCATCGATGCTGCAAGAAGAGCATCTGCGCGTCGAATCACTGCGGTCATTCCTTATTATGGTTATGGACGCCAAGATAGAAAAGTGGAACCACGGGTTCCGATTTCTGCTCGTATGGTTGCTGATTTGATTGAAACTGTTGGTCCAGATCGTGTCCTTACTATGGACTTACACGCAGACCAAATCCAAGGATTCTTTCGTATTCCTGTAGACCATTTGTATTTCTCGCCAGTCCTTGCTGAGTATATCAACTCACTGGGTATGGAAGACCTCGTGATTGTTTCTCCAGATTCTGGTGGAGCTGAGAGAGCCCGTAACTTTGGTAAAAAAGTAAACGGATCACTTGCCATCATCGACAAACGTAGACCAAAAGCTAACGAGTCTGTGGTGATGCATGTCATTGGTGAAATCAAAGATAAAAACTGTTTATTATTGGATGATATGATTGATACAGGGGGAACCATTGCGAAAGCAGCCACTGCCCTGTACCAAAATGGAGCAAAATCGGTATTATGTTGTGCATCTCACGGAGTTCTCTCTGGAGAAGCGCCAATTAAATTGAATGAAGGTAACTTCAAACAAATCGTGCTCTCAAATTCTATCGCCATTCCGGAGACCAAAAAAATAAATCACTTGAAAACGCTCTCCATCGCCCCACTCTTTGCTAAAGCCATCGAGCGGATTCATAACGAAGAATCAATCTCTAGTCTGTTTTCATAA
- a CDS encoding 50S ribosomal protein L25/general stress protein Ctc: protein MEKISIKAQTRTSKGKGPARRMRVEGLVPANIIGNGEARSASVVEKEIQRLIDSGIRKATLIDLELDGKTERVFVKEIQRFPHTGQIRHIDFFKVTPGKKILTTVAIKTTGVAKGSKAGGQFEHLVHEIKVKSTPEDLTDVITLDVAGLDIGMMIKVSEIPHPASWEILVNGDPIVASCSKTKAILAAERAEKAEADNKGKPAAKKAGKK from the coding sequence ATGGAAAAAATCAGTATCAAAGCACAAACAAGAACTTCTAAAGGAAAAGGTCCTGCAAGAAGAATGCGTGTGGAAGGTTTAGTACCGGCGAACATCATCGGAAACGGTGAAGCAAGATCGGCAAGTGTTGTCGAAAAAGAAATCCAAAGACTCATCGACTCCGGAATCCGTAAGGCAACTCTCATCGACCTCGAACTTGATGGTAAAACAGAAAGAGTTTTCGTAAAAGAAATCCAAAGATTTCCACACACAGGTCAAATCCGTCACATCGACTTCTTTAAAGTAACTCCTGGTAAAAAAATCCTTACAACAGTAGCCATCAAAACTACTGGTGTTGCGAAAGGATCAAAAGCAGGTGGACAGTTCGAACATCTAGTTCATGAAATTAAAGTTAAATCTACTCCTGAAGACTTAACTGACGTAATCACATTAGATGTTGCAGGTTTGGATATCGGAATGATGATCAAAGTTTCTGAAATTCCTCACCCAGCATCTTGGGAAATCCTTGTGAATGGTGATCCAATTGTTGCTTCTTGTAGCAAAACAAAAGCGATCTTAGCTGCAGAACGTGCTGAAAAAGCAGAAGCAGACAACAAAGGGAAACCAGCAGCTAAAAAAGCTGGAAAGAAATAA
- the pth gene encoding aminoacyl-tRNA hydrolase: protein MKLIVGLGNPGDKYNNNRSNIGFKILDVIANNIGIEIKTKKKKSLIGRGDFEGDEVVLLKPQTFSDLSGESVLYIASFLKIQVKDIVVIHEDVGLELGQIVVTKGGENDVNPGVNSVSVSLRSPNFIRIRIGVLNSSFNPKKREEFLREDFEPLENLSLIQIINDAEAAIRSISMGDIDEVIQKYHL from the coding sequence ATGAAGTTAATTGTAGGGCTGGGAAATCCTGGCGATAAGTATAATAACAATCGATCTAACATTGGTTTCAAGATTCTAGATGTCATTGCGAACAACATTGGCATCGAAATCAAAACAAAGAAAAAGAAATCTCTCATCGGTCGTGGTGACTTTGAAGGGGACGAAGTGGTTTTGCTCAAACCACAAACCTTCAGCGACCTATCCGGTGAGTCGGTTCTCTACATTGCCTCCTTTTTAAAAATCCAGGTAAAAGATATCGTTGTCATCCACGAGGACGTAGGCCTTGAACTCGGTCAGATCGTGGTCACCAAAGGTGGGGAAAACGACGTCAACCCTGGGGTCAACTCGGTTTCTGTCTCATTACGATCCCCCAATTTTATACGAATTCGGATCGGCGTTCTTAATTCGAGCTTCAATCCTAAAAAAAGAGAAGAATTTTTACGTGAAGATTTTGAGCCATTAGAGAACCTGAGTTTGATACAGATCATCAATGACGCCGAAGCGGCGATTCGTTCCATATCCATGGGGGATATTGACGAAGTGATTCAGAAATATCACCTTTGA
- the ftsH gene encoding ATP-dependent zinc metalloprotease FtsH, giving the protein MNKNIKTVFLFLLVFLVILATVYKGQDFAGKPDEISYSDFLNMVEPIEGKKPIGKITSKDGKEASAKQQIIIDRELIEGWYIPENSKDNKPKLFKTNVAQVNDDLVTKLRKSRLSFTAKSTEENKFWSVVSGIIPWLFALGIIWFIMMRQLQASGNKAFTFGKSRAKMNVDPKVKVTFNDVAGCEEAKVELLEIIEFLKDPKKFQAIGARIPKGVLLVGPPGTGKTLLAKAVAGEAGVPFFSISGSDFVEMFVGVGASRVRDLFDQGKKNAPCIIFIDEIDAVGRLRGAGLGGGHDEREQTLNQMLVEMDGFEMNEGVIVMAATNRADVLDPALLRPGRFDRQVIVDLPDLKGREEILAVHAKKVPLVSDISLNSIARGTPGFTGADLANLINEAALLAARRNKKRVTQEELEEARDKVMMGPERKSMFISDKEKEMTAYHEAGHALLGTLLPYTEPVHKVTIIPRGRALGLTQSLPVEDRHSYRKNYCLDRIVMSMGGYIAEELIFGDPSNGSSNDIQQATNIARRMVCEWGMSEKLGTIHYGSGETSPFMGRDYGHTSKPYSEEFAAMIDQEVKRIIQTCLDKGRDLVKKNQKKLDAIAKALLAKETIDAQELTDIVQPSFDKFSDSKSGLGSKKGKGASATKPAYSS; this is encoded by the coding sequence ATGAATAAAAACATCAAAACCGTATTTCTATTTTTACTCGTATTCCTTGTCATTTTGGCAACGGTTTATAAAGGTCAGGACTTCGCTGGTAAACCCGACGAAATCAGTTATTCCGATTTTTTAAATATGGTAGAACCCATCGAAGGTAAAAAGCCGATCGGGAAAATTACCTCCAAAGACGGAAAGGAAGCTTCCGCAAAACAACAAATCATCATTGATCGTGAGCTCATTGAAGGTTGGTACATTCCTGAAAATAGTAAGGACAACAAACCAAAACTCTTCAAAACCAATGTAGCACAAGTGAACGATGATTTGGTGACAAAACTTCGTAAGTCACGCCTCAGTTTTACTGCTAAATCTACAGAAGAAAATAAGTTTTGGAGTGTTGTTTCTGGCATCATTCCTTGGTTATTCGCTCTTGGTATCATTTGGTTCATTATGATGCGCCAACTCCAAGCATCTGGTAACAAAGCATTTACCTTTGGTAAGTCTCGTGCCAAGATGAATGTGGATCCAAAAGTCAAAGTAACATTTAACGATGTTGCTGGATGTGAAGAAGCAAAAGTTGAGTTACTCGAAATCATTGAATTCTTAAAAGATCCAAAAAAATTCCAAGCCATTGGTGCAAGAATTCCGAAAGGAGTTCTACTCGTGGGTCCTCCAGGAACTGGTAAAACCTTACTTGCGAAAGCAGTTGCTGGAGAAGCAGGAGTTCCTTTCTTTTCCATTTCTGGATCTGACTTCGTAGAGATGTTTGTGGGTGTAGGAGCGTCGCGAGTACGTGATCTATTTGACCAAGGAAAAAAGAATGCACCTTGTATCATCTTTATCGATGAGATTGATGCTGTCGGTCGTCTTCGTGGTGCCGGCCTTGGTGGTGGTCATGACGAAAGAGAACAAACCCTCAATCAGATGTTAGTCGAGATGGACGGATTTGAAATGAACGAAGGTGTCATCGTGATGGCGGCAACAAACCGCGCGGATGTCCTTGACCCAGCCCTCCTTCGTCCCGGTCGTTTTGACAGACAAGTGATTGTAGATCTTCCTGATCTAAAAGGTCGTGAAGAGATTTTAGCAGTTCATGCTAAAAAAGTTCCGTTAGTATCTGATATTTCTCTGAACTCCATTGCACGCGGAACTCCTGGATTTACAGGAGCAGATCTTGCCAACCTCATCAACGAAGCGGCCCTTCTTGCAGCACGACGTAACAAAAAACGTGTGACCCAAGAAGAATTGGAAGAAGCTCGCGATAAGGTGATGATGGGACCGGAACGTAAGTCCATGTTCATCTCTGACAAAGAGAAAGAAATGACCGCTTACCATGAAGCGGGACATGCCCTTCTTGGCACCTTACTACCGTATACCGAACCGGTTCATAAAGTAACCATCATCCCTCGCGGACGTGCCCTTGGTCTTACTCAATCATTACCTGTGGAAGACAGACATTCCTATCGTAAAAACTATTGTTTGGATCGAATTGTAATGTCTATGGGTGGATACATTGCCGAAGAACTGATCTTTGGTGATCCTTCCAATGGATCTTCTAATGACATCCAACAAGCAACAAACATTGCTCGTCGTATGGTTTGTGAATGGGGAATGTCTGAAAAACTCGGAACCATCCATTACGGATCTGGTGAAACTTCTCCATTTATGGGAAGAGATTACGGACATACTAGCAAACCTTACTCTGAAGAATTTGCAGCAATGATCGACCAAGAAGTCAAACGGATCATCCAAACTTGTCTCGACAAAGGTCGCGATTTGGTGAAAAAGAACCAAAAGAAATTGGATGCGATTGCCAAAGCGCTTCTTGCAAAAGAAACCATTGATGCTCAGGAACTAACAGACATTGTCCAACCATCCTTTGATAAATTCTCTGATTCCAAATCGGGATTAGGATCTAAAAAAGGAAAAGGTGCTTCGGCAACAAAACCTGCATACTCTTCCTAA
- a CDS encoding EVE domain-containing protein, whose amino-acid sequence MKYWLFKTEPDVFSIDDLIREKLSYWEGVRNYQARNYLRDEVKLGDIVLFYHSRLDPPGIVGIAEVAKEATPDPYQFDPNHKYFDPKLKGTEPRWFGVHLKPHTKFKELIPLDTLRTTKGLEKMVVTQKGSRLSIQPVTKKEFDIVVKMAK is encoded by the coding sequence ATGAAGTATTGGCTCTTTAAAACAGAACCAGATGTATTTTCCATCGACGACCTAATAAGAGAAAAACTCTCTTATTGGGAAGGTGTGAGGAACTACCAAGCACGTAACTATCTCCGCGACGAAGTCAAATTAGGTGATATAGTTTTATTTTATCATAGTAGACTTGATCCACCTGGGATTGTAGGAATTGCCGAAGTGGCAAAGGAAGCAACTCCCGATCCGTATCAATTTGATCCGAACCATAAATACTTTGACCCCAAACTGAAAGGAACAGAACCACGATGGTTTGGAGTCCACTTAAAACCTCATACAAAGTTTAAAGAATTAATTCCTTTGGATACACTTCGTACAACGAAGGGATTGGAAAAAATGGTGGTGACTCAAAAAGGATCGCGGTTGTCCATCCAACCAGTGACTAAGAAGGAATTTGACATCGTTGTCAAAATGGCAAAGTAA
- a CDS encoding response regulator, whose product MNEINLACVVEDDPVHLFLTKQIISLSGLVKQTLVCQNGKDAYDMLVSRISKSETLPDLILLDLNMPVWDGWQFLDEITSISLDQKITIYIVTSSSSEDDMRRAEKYNLSGNYIVKPITLEKLKEIIYAMN is encoded by the coding sequence ATGAATGAAATTAATTTAGCCTGTGTTGTGGAAGATGATCCCGTTCATCTTTTTTTGACAAAACAAATCATTTCCCTATCGGGGCTTGTGAAACAGACTCTTGTTTGCCAAAACGGTAAAGATGCGTATGATATGCTTGTCTCTCGAATTTCTAAATCCGAAACTTTACCTGATTTAATTTTATTAGATTTGAATATGCCGGTTTGGGATGGTTGGCAATTTTTAGACGAAATTACTTCTATCTCTCTAGATCAGAAAATTACCATATACATTGTCACTAGTTCGTCTAGCGAGGATGATATGAGAAGGGCAGAGAAATACAATCTTAGTGGAAATTATATTGTAAAACCCATCACCCTAGAAAAATTAAAAGAAATTATTTACGCAATGAATTGA
- a CDS encoding PAS domain S-box protein yields the protein MDINEFYFLAKLAAQVTDSKISLITALEENEQMPMAEYGILPDQNSIFISFSAELLGETKDIVIFENLEPKSNFIVNPSSLIAPIQFYIGIPLVQKEKEGVVLGYLVIFDEKSKKLKETQIRLLEEITKRTADLIDQRTKEIPMSELILQGRSPNESTLSVFGSNQAISEIKKIERELRATEAAFRGNFDNAAIGMALLDENGKWLRVNKRVCDILGYTEAELMLLTFQDITHPDDLNADLTYLEELVADKRMFYQMEKRYFHKNGNIVYAILAVSMVKNDEGKVLYFVSQIIDITEWKLVEQKLKIALAKNQAILDASTLVAIISTDTEGTITDFNHGAEKMLGYIADELIGKFTPQIFHIEKEVENRGKLLSSEYNRSLEGFEILTYNAKIGKPNTLEWTHKRKDGSTFPVLLSITAVKQNDKISGYLGVAVDISELKKAEAEIQSLLDITNEQNHRLKNFTNIVSHNLRSHSFGISGMMDILQRTYPDYFQNEMMSLLLGATENLKRTIEDLTAVIKVNLAQENYELVDIEQVVQKNLESLALQILESKLKVEINLPNQFLVRVIPAYLDSIVLNLITNAIKYKANDRDSFLKISGIRKNKFIEVQFEDNGQGIDLKKHGDKLFGMYKTFHENIEARGVGLFISKNQIETMGGKIEVESTVGLGTKFTVFLPYE from the coding sequence TTGGACATAAATGAATTTTATTTTTTGGCAAAACTTGCAGCTCAAGTTACTGATTCAAAAATTTCTCTGATCACCGCTTTAGAAGAAAATGAACAAATGCCGATGGCCGAATATGGAATTTTACCAGATCAAAACTCCATATTTATATCTTTTTCTGCAGAATTACTCGGTGAAACAAAAGACATTGTTATCTTTGAAAATCTAGAACCAAAATCAAATTTCATAGTAAACCCTTCATCCTTAATCGCTCCTATCCAATTTTATATTGGAATTCCGTTAGTGCAAAAGGAAAAGGAAGGAGTGGTTTTGGGTTACCTCGTTATTTTCGATGAGAAATCTAAAAAATTAAAAGAAACCCAGATCAGACTACTGGAAGAAATTACAAAGAGAACTGCGGATTTAATCGACCAAAGAACAAAAGAAATACCGATGAGTGAATTGATTTTACAAGGACGTAGTCCGAATGAATCCACCTTGTCTGTATTTGGATCCAACCAAGCCATCAGTGAGATCAAAAAAATAGAAAGAGAACTTCGTGCGACGGAAGCTGCCTTCCGTGGAAATTTTGATAACGCAGCCATTGGGATGGCTTTACTGGATGAAAATGGAAAATGGCTCAGGGTAAACAAACGTGTTTGTGATATTCTCGGATATACGGAAGCAGAACTCATGTTGCTCACGTTTCAAGACATCACGCATCCAGATGATTTAAATGCAGATTTAACATATTTAGAAGAGCTCGTTGCTGACAAACGAATGTTTTACCAAATGGAAAAACGATATTTCCATAAAAATGGTAACATTGTATACGCCATTTTAGCAGTTTCTATGGTAAAAAATGATGAAGGAAAGGTTCTTTATTTTGTATCTCAAATTATAGATATCACTGAATGGAAGTTAGTTGAACAAAAATTAAAGATAGCTTTGGCAAAAAACCAAGCAATTTTGGATGCTAGTACACTTGTTGCCATCATTAGCACTGATACCGAAGGAACAATAACTGATTTCAATCATGGTGCTGAAAAAATGTTGGGGTATATTGCAGACGAACTTATTGGTAAGTTTACACCTCAGATTTTTCATATAGAAAAAGAGGTAGAAAATAGAGGAAAGTTACTTTCTAGCGAATACAATCGTTCCCTCGAAGGATTTGAGATTTTAACTTACAATGCAAAAATTGGAAAACCAAATACCTTGGAATGGACACATAAAAGAAAAGATGGATCTACATTTCCTGTTCTTTTGTCCATAACTGCCGTAAAACAAAATGATAAAATATCTGGTTATCTCGGTGTAGCAGTTGATATTTCGGAACTTAAAAAAGCAGAAGCAGAAATCCAATCGTTACTCGACATTACAAACGAACAAAACCATCGGTTAAAAAATTTCACTAACATCGTCTCTCATAATTTACGTTCTCATAGTTTTGGAATTAGTGGGATGATGGATATTTTACAAAGAACCTACCCTGACTATTTTCAAAATGAAATGATGTCATTGTTACTTGGAGCCACAGAAAATCTAAAACGTACAATCGAAGATCTTACGGCAGTCATTAAGGTAAACTTAGCCCAGGAAAATTATGAATTGGTTGATATTGAGCAGGTGGTTCAGAAAAATTTAGAAAGTTTGGCCTTACAAATTTTAGAATCAAAACTAAAAGTAGAGATAAATCTACCAAATCAATTTCTGGTTCGTGTCATTCCTGCTTATCTAGATAGTATTGTTTTAAATTTAATCACCAATGCCATTAAATACAAAGCAAATGATCGGGATAGTTTTCTAAAAATCTCTGGAATTCGTAAAAATAAATTCATAGAAGTTCAATTTGAAGACAATGGGCAAGGAATTGACCTCAAAAAACATGGAGATAAACTTTTTGGAATGTATAAAACATTTCATGAAAATATTGAGGCGAGGGGAGTTGGATTATTCATTTCAAAAAACCAAATAGAAACGATGGGAGGAAAAATAGAGGTTGAAAGTACCGTAGGATTGGGTACAAAGTTTACTGTATTTTTACCCTATGAATGA
- a CDS encoding CAP domain-containing protein — protein sequence MNFFTKPNQSSIRFRTLTIIFVFCSFAFVCKTPEVKKAPVVEVKKPEPVEKVVEAQDPNLAFLESIEDGRELPESDKWKVEQYDVFTEDTFPSYAPANTNIDFAKVDYPLLNAAIFYVSSKERKNLGLRPFKYSEKCEQAAFGHAQDMVTYDFYSHTSTVNGKETLRDRLDLVGISDTYSAENIINSFGIQYQGGRAVFTPVQNGGAFFSYTKAGTPIPNHTYLSLAKAVVETWFNSPGHRKNILNPEFTYMGAGTSFYKDKKFYDIDKVKAVQVFTAKP from the coding sequence ATGAACTTTTTTACAAAACCAAACCAATCCTCAATTCGTTTTCGAACCTTAACCATCATTTTTGTTTTTTGTTCCTTTGCCTTTGTTTGTAAAACTCCCGAAGTCAAAAAAGCTCCCGTGGTTGAAGTTAAAAAACCAGAGCCAGTAGAAAAAGTGGTCGAAGCACAAGATCCTAATTTAGCATTTTTAGAAAGTATCGAAGATGGTAGAGAACTTCCAGAATCTGATAAATGGAAGGTAGAACAGTATGATGTGTTTACAGAAGATACATTTCCTTCTTATGCACCGGCAAATACAAATATTGACTTTGCAAAAGTCGATTATCCATTGTTAAATGCTGCTATTTTTTATGTAAGTTCTAAAGAAAGAAAAAATCTAGGCCTACGTCCGTTTAAGTATTCAGAAAAATGTGAACAAGCCGCTTTTGGACATGCCCAAGACATGGTAACTTATGATTTTTATTCACATACAAGTACAGTGAATGGAAAAGAAACTTTACGAGATCGTTTGGATTTGGTGGGAATTTCTGATACATATTCTGCAGAAAATATTATCAATTCCTTTGGAATTCAATACCAAGGAGGCCGCGCCGTATTCACACCTGTTCAAAACGGTGGGGCTTTTTTCAGTTATACTAAAGCGGGAACACCCATTCCCAATCATACTTATTTGAGTCTGGCAAAAGCCGTTGTTGAAACTTGGTTTAATTCACCAGGCCACAGAAAGAACATTCTCAATCCAGAATTCACATATATGGGTGCTGGAACTTCCTTTTACAAAGACAAAAAGTTTTATGATATAGACAAGGTGAAAGCTGTACAAGTATTCACAGCAAAACCTTAA
- a CDS encoding SLC13 family permease codes for MIRAGIVFSSLAVIPAFFGWYQLWLGLTRPQEINLAIALLVSFLWVTELFPLYVTGFLVLFLELVWLIPAWGPGAPKTITFLSCYFSETILLFLGGFVISSAITSYGLDSAIARFVIQKTKGSAFLLVLSLGFATGFLSCFMNNTATAAMMLGLVSSMMKSLEENNPLRKSLLFIVPFSANLGGIGTPVGTLPNVIGIGYLQERGLEIGFLNWMAFAFPVFILSVLALAILLYIVYLKKDKSELSIASIQISDSSVLVSKRDRSIALGIITITILGWISSDLHGFSNGTVALFPIIVFFGFRLLDLKEFRNLSWDVLILMGGGIALGKAFEETGLAKHFVEIFMLGDSNQLGLFLFFSILSLGLSCFLSNTSVANLILPITMGLPTHLILPAAIGATIGASLAMPLPVSTPPNALAFSYGGIKSFEMLKVGGIISIIAWILFVTLGGLILHILGIVDFSKF; via the coding sequence ATGATTCGAGCTGGTATTGTATTTTCAAGTCTTGCCGTCATCCCTGCCTTCTTTGGCTGGTATCAACTCTGGCTCGGTCTCACTCGGCCACAAGAGATCAATTTAGCCATTGCGTTACTAGTTTCTTTCCTTTGGGTGACAGAACTTTTTCCACTCTATGTCACGGGTTTTTTAGTTTTATTTTTGGAATTGGTCTGGTTGATTCCCGCTTGGGGACCAGGTGCCCCAAAAACGATTACTTTCCTTTCTTGTTATTTTTCTGAGACCATTTTACTCTTCTTAGGTGGCTTTGTCATTTCTTCAGCAATCACATCTTATGGATTGGATTCTGCCATCGCTCGTTTTGTGATCCAAAAAACGAAAGGTTCAGCCTTTTTACTTGTGCTTTCTTTGGGTTTTGCCACAGGTTTTTTATCTTGTTTCATGAACAATACAGCTACTGCTGCCATGATGCTTGGTCTTGTTTCTTCGATGATGAAATCCTTAGAAGAGAACAATCCTTTAAGGAAATCACTTCTTTTTATCGTTCCTTTTTCTGCAAATCTAGGTGGGATCGGAACACCTGTGGGAACACTTCCCAATGTGATTGGAATTGGATATTTACAAGAAAGAGGATTGGAAATTGGATTTTTAAACTGGATGGCCTTTGCCTTTCCAGTGTTCATCCTTTCTGTATTGGCACTTGCTATACTTTTGTACATTGTGTATTTAAAAAAGGACAAATCAGAACTTTCTATCGCATCAATTCAAATTTCTGATTCCAGTGTATTAGTTTCGAAGAGAGATCGTTCGATTGCTTTGGGTATCATTACGATCACCATTTTAGGTTGGATCAGTTCTGACCTACATGGATTTTCTAACGGAACTGTTGCTCTATTTCCCATCATTGTATTTTTTGGATTTCGACTTTTAGACCTAAAAGAATTCCGGAACTTGTCTTGGGATGTTTTGATTCTCATGGGAGGGGGAATTGCTCTCGGAAAAGCTTTTGAAGAAACAGGTCTTGCAAAACATTTTGTCGAAATTTTTATGTTAGGTGATTCAAATCAATTGGGTTTGTTTTTGTTTTTTTCTATCCTATCACTTGGGCTTTCTTGTTTCCTCAGTAATACCAGTGTTGCCAATCTTATCCTTCCTATTACCATGGGTTTGCCAACTCATCTCATTTTGCCTGCGGCAATTGGTGCTACCATCGGCGCTTCCCTTGCAATGCCACTCCCTGTGTCCACTCCACCCAATGCATTGGCCTTTAGTTATGGTGGCATCAAAAGTTTTGAGATGTTAAAGGTAGGTGGCATCATTTCCATCATTGCTTGGATCTTGTTTGTGACTCTTGGAGGCCTGATTTTACATATATTGGGCATCGTCGATTTTTCTAAGTTTTAA